A window from Vibrio cortegadensis encodes these proteins:
- the bufB gene encoding MNIO family bufferin maturase, with protein MNSPLFHPKVGVGLRMPHLNYFEQHHEQLTWLEIHSENYFQPNSIARQSLRSILQNHQISCHGIGLSLGSVSRVSSTHLAQLNALISEVDPILVSDHLSWSENGGHYFNDLLPLPYTEEALQVFCRNVLEVQDSIKRPLLIENPSSYLKFNHSTISEWDFLSEVQKRTDCRLLLDFNNIHVSAFNHGFSCDTYLEGIPAHAVDEIHLAGFTIKQLEQGEIWIDTHSKPVNDEVWALFNSWTTQHGERHTLIEWDLDIPEPQVLLDEATKASQILFHQQESRKVS; from the coding sequence GTGAATTCACCTCTTTTTCATCCAAAAGTTGGGGTTGGTTTGCGAATGCCTCACCTTAACTACTTTGAACAGCACCATGAGCAACTGACTTGGCTAGAAATACACAGTGAAAATTACTTTCAACCAAACTCAATCGCTCGACAGAGCCTACGTTCCATTTTGCAAAACCATCAAATAAGTTGTCATGGCATTGGCCTTTCTCTCGGTTCTGTATCAAGGGTAAGTTCGACACACCTTGCTCAACTTAATGCGCTTATTTCAGAAGTGGATCCAATTTTAGTTTCAGATCATTTGAGTTGGAGCGAAAATGGCGGCCACTACTTTAATGATCTCCTTCCATTGCCATACACAGAAGAGGCGTTACAGGTTTTTTGCCGTAATGTACTTGAAGTGCAAGATTCAATTAAGCGTCCACTGCTTATCGAAAATCCTTCCAGTTATTTGAAGTTCAACCACTCAACCATTAGTGAGTGGGATTTTCTGAGTGAAGTGCAAAAAAGAACCGATTGCCGACTGCTTCTCGATTTCAACAACATCCATGTCTCCGCTTTCAATCATGGCTTTAGTTGTGACACTTATCTAGAAGGAATACCTGCACATGCTGTTGATGAGATCCATCTTGCAGGCTTCACCATCAAACAATTAGAGCAAGGTGAAATATGGATAGATACTCACAGTAAGCCAGTCAATGATGAAGTGTGGGCACTCTTTAATTCATGGACAACCCAGCACGGAGAGCGTCACACCTTAATTGAGTGGGATTTAGACATTCCAGAACCACAAGTGTTGTTAGATGAAGCCACGAAAGCGAGTCAGATCCTTTTCCACCAGCAGGAATCAAGGAAGGTGTCATGA
- a CDS encoding HvfC/BufC N-terminal domain-containing protein, which translates to MNLSLAEIQHNFANALNHHSSGDDCDINSDHFTSQQRIQIYRNNFIISLSEVLEATYPMVFALVGDECFQQLARQHVLTNPLLEGDVTAYGQGFDSTITQFSTVIEAAPYLPEVARFEWSIDITQQRFAISCSHPTHTLEQLASISEQQQPNIQLQLEPSLISFNSCYALFSLHDAIQKNDFDGLEIHTPQSGMMWCNAQGEIQLSPLSEMSYQLVLDLKAGLPLGQISPDSLSQLNNLVALSSITGFDLLASE; encoded by the coding sequence ATGAATCTTTCATTAGCTGAAATTCAGCATAATTTTGCCAATGCTCTGAATCACCACTCTTCAGGTGATGATTGTGACATCAATAGCGATCACTTTACCTCACAACAGCGTATTCAGATCTATCGTAATAATTTCATTATCAGCTTAAGTGAAGTACTTGAAGCTACCTATCCGATGGTATTTGCTCTTGTCGGTGATGAATGTTTTCAGCAGCTCGCGCGTCAGCATGTCCTAACTAATCCATTATTAGAAGGAGATGTCACTGCCTATGGTCAAGGTTTTGATTCCACAATCACTCAGTTTTCTACGGTAATAGAGGCCGCGCCCTATTTGCCTGAAGTGGCTCGTTTCGAATGGAGCATCGATATTACTCAGCAACGCTTTGCGATCTCATGTTCACATCCTACTCATACGCTTGAGCAACTCGCGAGTATTTCAGAACAGCAACAGCCCAATATTCAATTGCAGCTTGAGCCGTCACTGATCAGTTTCAATTCCTGCTATGCGCTTTTTTCTCTTCATGATGCTATCCAAAAAAATGATTTTGATGGACTAGAAATACACACCCCACAATCTGGAATGATGTGGTGCAACGCTCAAGGTGAAATTCAACTCTCACCACTTTCAGAGATGAGCTACCAGCTTGTTTTAGATTTAAAAGCGGGGCTACCTTTGGGACAAATCTCTCCCGACTCTCTCTCGCAGCTAAATAACTTAGTTGCCCTATCCTCCATCACGGGATTTGATTTGTTAGCAAGCGAGTAG
- a CDS encoding DoxX family protein translates to MLNSISRWIEIYDDLVAKAQCGFVPLLLLFCRLWVAWVFFNSGLTKIATWDSTLYLFELEYQVPLLPWEIAAYMGTAAELILPIFLALGLLTRPMAAILFVFNIIAVVSYPVLWEQGFFDHQLWGLMILIVVVWGPGPLSADKYLKMKLTR, encoded by the coding sequence ATGCTCAATTCAATATCAAGATGGATAGAAATATACGATGATTTAGTCGCAAAGGCTCAATGTGGTTTCGTCCCATTATTGCTGCTCTTTTGCCGACTCTGGGTCGCGTGGGTATTCTTCAATTCAGGACTCACAAAAATCGCGACTTGGGATAGCACGCTGTATCTCTTCGAGTTGGAATATCAAGTTCCACTGTTACCTTGGGAAATTGCGGCTTATATGGGAACCGCTGCAGAATTGATCCTCCCCATCTTTTTAGCATTGGGATTACTCACTCGACCAATGGCGGCCATTCTATTTGTATTCAACATTATCGCCGTGGTGTCTTATCCTGTTCTATGGGAGCAAGGTTTCTTTGATCACCAATTATGGGGATTGATGATTTTAATTGTAGTGGTATGGGGCCCAGGTCCGCTTTCTGCTGACAAGTATCTAAAGATGAAGCTGACTCGCTAA
- the tsrA gene encoding H-NS-like global regulator TsrA, producing the protein MSLTTYEMARVLEQMEESPEKVMFGKLLSELGNQSEERIRSAAKQVPLHTLRDIIYQFQQVAESRKGEQVGLLAKELAEQGISADELKDFIEQSKRK; encoded by the coding sequence ATGTCGTTAACAACCTATGAAATGGCTCGCGTCCTAGAGCAAATGGAAGAGTCGCCTGAAAAGGTTATGTTCGGTAAGTTACTCAGTGAATTAGGCAATCAAAGCGAAGAGCGTATTCGTAGCGCAGCTAAGCAAGTGCCACTTCATACACTGCGCGATATCATTTATCAATTTCAGCAAGTGGCTGAATCTCGCAAAGGTGAGCAGGTTGGTTTGTTAGCGAAAGAGCTAGCAGAACAAGGTATTTCTGCTGACGAATTGAAAGATTTTATTGAGCAATCAAAGCGAAAATAA
- a CDS encoding multidrug effflux MFS transporter codes for MQMALLTMLVLFSPLAIDIYLPALPLISETFHVEHALSQDTITYFLFAMGIGQLFAGPLADKIGRRTVALGGISIYAMSACLAWAAQSIEWMLVARLLQGFGACATSVAAFATVRDIFGPKKSGKMISYLNGAICFIPALAPILGSWLTQQFGWRSNFSFMAGFAVLAGLAILLKMKETNPATEKQAVFKLSRYWAVLKTPTFIFHASLCMLAMSVILAYVTSAPVVLMEQLGLSMNEFTYWFGINAAINIAAAFSAPKFMDKFGTHKTLLVGISTLTIAGLVMFLLAEQATAFSFMFPIFMSSVGFAWILGASAGKALEPFGDKAGTAAALLGLFQMSGSGFIVGSMQRLSLEPQMMIALQMWLIAPALLILFSKAGRDWHYAEA; via the coding sequence ATGCAAATGGCATTACTGACAATGTTAGTGCTTTTTAGTCCGTTAGCGATTGATATCTATTTACCAGCACTACCTCTGATCTCAGAAACGTTTCACGTGGAACACGCTCTTTCACAAGACACAATCACATATTTCTTATTTGCGATGGGTATTGGTCAGCTGTTTGCTGGGCCTTTGGCAGATAAAATAGGACGTCGAACTGTTGCATTAGGGGGAATTAGTATCTACGCGATGAGTGCTTGCTTGGCGTGGGCCGCTCAAAGCATAGAGTGGATGCTAGTCGCTCGGCTGCTACAAGGCTTCGGTGCGTGCGCGACATCGGTAGCAGCATTTGCAACAGTTCGCGACATTTTTGGACCGAAGAAAAGTGGAAAAATGATCAGCTACCTAAATGGCGCGATCTGCTTTATTCCTGCTTTGGCTCCAATTCTTGGCAGTTGGTTAACTCAGCAATTTGGTTGGCGCTCCAACTTCAGCTTCATGGCGGGCTTTGCTGTTCTTGCTGGTTTGGCTATTTTGTTGAAGATGAAAGAGACGAACCCTGCAACAGAAAAGCAGGCGGTATTTAAGCTTTCTCGTTATTGGGCTGTATTGAAAACACCAACATTTATCTTCCACGCTTCTCTGTGCATGTTAGCGATGTCAGTGATCCTTGCTTACGTTACCTCTGCTCCTGTTGTGCTCATGGAGCAACTTGGACTAAGCATGAATGAGTTTACGTATTGGTTTGGTATTAATGCGGCAATTAATATTGCAGCGGCTTTCTCTGCTCCAAAATTTATGGACAAATTTGGTACCCATAAAACGTTATTGGTTGGAATATCAACGTTAACTATTGCTGGTCTCGTGATGTTCTTGCTTGCGGAACAAGCGACAGCCTTCTCATTTATGTTTCCAATTTTCATGTCTTCTGTTGGTTTTGCTTGGATTTTAGGCGCATCAGCAGGCAAAGCTCTCGAACCGTTTGGGGATAAAGCTGGAACTGCGGCGGCACTGCTAGGTCTGTTTCAAATGAGTGGTTCTGGTTTTATTGTTGGCTCAATGCAAAGGTTATCACTAGAACCGCAAATGATGATTGCCCTGCAAATGTGGCTCATTGCACCTGCATTGTTGATTCTATTTTCTAAAGCTGGTCGTGATTGGCATTATGCTGAAGCTTAG